The proteins below come from a single Deltaproteobacteria bacterium genomic window:
- a CDS encoding tetratricopeptide repeat protein gives MPIRLRVAALSEPHVHVVQPPQPDFLPPSHLHTARAADHGIETATEAFTHGQEALLAGQYENAIALFDQAIHLDTTNALYYLWLGRAYGHQAEQTKAGKQFFFARQVRKNLEKAVTLDPDLIEARLDLLTYYLQAPGLLGGGIEKAQAQAEEITKRDPHKGSLAKQQCQRAAEEHSSLFTASH, from the coding sequence GATACGACTTCGTGTCGCAGCCCTCTCAGAACCGCACGTTCACGTAGTTCAACCACCTCAACCAGATTTCTTACCGCCTAGCCACCTACATACCGCTCGTGCGGCAGACCACGGAATCGAAACAGCCACAGAGGCCTTCACTCATGGACAAGAAGCGCTGCTCGCCGGGCAATATGAAAATGCGATCGCCTTGTTTGACCAAGCAATCCATCTCGATACTACCAACGCCCTTTACTATCTCTGGCTAGGCCGTGCGTATGGTCATCAAGCCGAGCAAACAAAAGCCGGGAAACAGTTCTTCTTCGCCCGGCAAGTGCGGAAAAATTTGGAGAAAGCAGTAACCTTAGACCCTGATCTTATTGAAGCGCGCCTTGACCTTCTCACGTACTACCTTCAAGCGCCGGGCCTCCTCGGCGGCGGGATAGAAAAAGCGCAGGCGCAAGCGGAAGAAATTACCAAACGAGATCCCCACAAAGGATCGCTTGCCAAGCAACAGTGCCAGCGTGCAGCAGAAGAACACTCCTCGCTGTTCACTGCGTCACACTAA